Genomic DNA from Babylonia areolata isolate BAREFJ2019XMU chromosome 9, ASM4173473v1, whole genome shotgun sequence:
tgcttttgcttcagacctgtgcagagcacgaactgctgataaccaacacagttttctgcctccctacccgtaacaggacgtcatggatgcaccctcgctcaaagcattggcatctcatcgattatgtcatcgtcaggaaaagggataggcaagatgtacgtgtaacaaagaccatgtgcggcgccgagtgttggacagaccatcgccttgtagtctcgaagctgaatattcgaatccaacccaagagacgcccccaaggccagaaggctccaaaacggctcaacatcgctaagctgaaaaacatcaccatcaaacagtcctttgtggagctgctggaagatcgtctggaatccgcctctctggacaaccagaatgtggaggctgactggaggaccttgcgtgagctgatctatagtacagcttcagagaccctgggacccatgaccagaaagcacaaagactggtttgatgaaaactgtgatgaaatcaagcagcttctggatgagaaacgccgtctgcatcaagcctacctgagcaacccaaagtccacatcaaaaaaggatgcgtacgatgccatccgcaggactgttcagcaaaagttacgccagatgcaggataagtggctgagtgacaaagctgatgagatccagggatatgctgacaggcacgatatgaagaggttctatgatgccttaaaagaagtctacggccccacatcctcaggatcatcccccctcctcagtacagatgggaataccttgatcaccgagaaggagaaaattctcgaacgctgggctgagtacttcaacagtgtcttaaatcggccttcctccataaatgatgaagccatagaccgtctcccacaagtccccatcaacgaagcacttcttgagacccagacagcaatccgtctgctatccagtggcaaagcacctggctcagactccataccagcagaggtctacaaggatggaggcactgtgctgactgagaagctccatcagctgtactcactcatgtggaaagaagagacgatcccccaggatttcaaagatgcatctatcattcacttgcacaagcgaaaggggaaccggcaagcctgtgataaccatcggggtatttccttgctctccatcgcaggcaagatacttgccagaatcctattaaaccgcctcacagcacaccttgaccaaggtcatttgcctgagagccaatgtggattccggaatgagcgcggaaccaccgacatggtgtttgctgcaaggcagctgcaagagaaatgtcaggagcaaaatgctgatctgttctccacctatgtcgacctcactaaggccttcgacaccttgagtagagagggactgtggaagatcatggccaagtacggatgccctcggaaatttatttccttggtcagcaaattccatgaaggcatgcaggctcgagtccaggacaaaggcgaaacatctgctccttttgctgtcacaaatggtgtcaagcaaggctgcgtcctggctccaatgctgttcagcctcatgttctctgcaatgcttactgatgccttcagagatggcgatgttggaatcggcctaaagtaccgaacagatggcaagttgtttaacctcagaaggcttcaagcaaaaacgaaggtcatgacagacatcatcagagactttttgtttgctgatgattgtgccctcaacgctggatctgaagctgacatgcaactcagcgtcgacaagtttgccactgccagcaggaacttcggccttaccatcagcatgaggaaaactgaagttctccatcagccagccccagggaaaccctacgttgagcccaacatcacagtcaacggtcagagactcagtgcggtggagcggttcacataccttggcagcacactgtcacaaaatgcgaccatcgacgatgaagtgaacgtcaggattgcaagagcaagctcaacttttggtagactcaatgcaaatgtctggaacagaagaggcattagtcttgagaccaagctaaaggtctacagagcagtagttctccccacactactgtacgcctgcgaaacttggacagtgtaccaacgacatgccaagaagctgaaccacttccacacaacatgcctcaggaagctactgaacatcaagtggcaagacaagaccccagacacagaggtgctcgcaaaagccatccttcccagcatcttcaccatcctgatgcagtcccagcttcgctgggctggacacgtggcgcgcatgccagaccatcggctgcccaaaaggctcttctatggcgagctgcaacaagggaagagatcacacggaggtcagaagaagcgcttcagagatactctgaaagtctctctgaaagcgtttgatatcaaccctgactcctgggaggaatctgcagtggaccgtgacaaatggcgcgctgctgtgcacaaaggtaccaagttgtgcgaggccaacaggactgctgcagctgttcagaagaggcaggccagaaagtcacgggcaaacaagctccctgacaatggtatgcctgtctttgtctgccccaactgtcagcgaacatttcgtgcgcagattagactattcagccatctgcgcattcacagatagattcatgagcatcctcccccccaccccaccaccaccctccccccatcccccagctggatgacaacgatggtcatcatcgatctcgatggacacaccaccacccatccttcATACACCATCTCCACTCCTCTGTCCCTGTTGCCGGACATCAGCgtcaccatccacccctccttgaaactgacccACACCATCTCCACTCTGTCCCTGTTGCCGGACATCAGTgtcaccatccacccctccttgaaactgacccACACCATCTCCACTCTGTCCCTGTTGACGGACATCAGTgtcaccatccacccctccttgaaactgaccaCACCATCTCCAACTCCTCTGTCCCTGTTGCCGGACAATGTCACCATCCAGCACTTTACTGACCATAACTGACTGACCACAAGCCTCCTTTGTAAGGAGACTGACTCCCATTCTGGTCTCCAGTACACATCCAGTCACCCCCaggcctgcacacatacacacacacacacacacacacacacacacacacacacacacacacacacacacacacacacacacacacacgcacacacacacacacacacacacacacacacaccggacacacacacacacacacacacacacacacacacggacacacacacacacacacacacacacacacacacacacacacacacacacacacacacacacacatacacacacacacacacacacacacacacacacacacacacacacacacacagagcggagaCCGATTTGGAGCATACGTATAATcatattaccccccacccccaccccttctctctctctctttctctctccacatggCACATTGTAGAAGCGTCAACTTACTTGATACAAGTGTATAActttccctccgccccccttcatAATAgaataacacgcacgcacgcacgtgtgtgtgtgtgttattctattatgatttatttagttatttgtttgtttgttttctttgcttcatttcattttgtttttgttttgatggttTTTTCGACATGACATCGTTGTTTGTGAAGCTGTGACTGGAGCAGCCTGTTGGGTGTCCACGTGTCAGGCAGCTGACTGCCTTTgccttgttgtctgtctgcattCTTTCACAGAACCACTGTGGCGTAAATGGGTTTGTCCGCACACATTGACGCCTCCGTGAAAGTGAACTTTACACTCAGGAGATTCCCAAGGACAGCTGAGACATTCTATGGTGTCAAGGAATTGGTGGCCAATGGCAGTATTAACTCcggcggggtggaggggaggggggggagggggtactttTCATGATGATTTTCTTACGTGTTTCTGTGTTACGCCGTCTGGTCTTGTCAATACTGTTTTGACTGATCTTTTAGCATTATTGTGGATTCTCTTtaactgtttttgttttagaACTGATGGGTGATCAGCCTGGATATGTCCCCATGGCAGTCGGCTTGGCTATAAACAGCATGGTTTGATTTGAAGCACGGTATGAAGATAGAGGAAGGGACTGAGAACTGATAAGACAGGGCAGAAAGAGAGCGTGTCTTCGCGGAAAGGTCAAAGTCGAAGTGGAAGTTCTGAACTCAGTAACGAAGAAGATAAAATGGCCGAGACCAAGTTCTGGTTGGCACTGCTCCTCGTTTCTGTGGTCagtctgtcttcatctctgtctctatcgatatatatatatatatatatatatatatattatatatatatgtgtgtgtgtgtgtgtgtgtgtgtgtgtgtgtgtgtgtataaagaagtGAATGTCCATTAGAAATCCTGTTATACGTTTCTACAGAGTGTTTAAAGTAGATAAACAGCTCTGTGGTGAAGGACAGGTGTACCTGTTGCTGTTATGTACTCGTGCCATATGCTGTGTTTTTCAATAATGTTCATGTCGTTATGTATTACATTTCTGTTCCACGTTGCTTCCGTACTTTTGTTTGGTGACATGTTCGTTCATAATCTGTATTGCTCACACCCCTTCAGATTGGCTTTTGGCATTACACTGAATACGTTTCAGCTTCAAAAAGGTGTCACATCGTTCAGATTGATCCATATACGgaacaccacatctgttgtaaAGTGAAAAACTGAATagaattgactctctctctctctctctctctctctctctctctctctctctctctctctctctctctctctctctctctctctctctttgtgtgtgtgtgtgtgtgtgtgtgtgtgtgtgtgtgtgtgtgtgtgtacaccacatccacgtatatttatatgttttttttaatggatgcaagtaatatgattatgtacaggtgtatgtgtttgagtgtgtgtgaatggcatgTCTGTATTTCTACAGCCCTTTGTTGTTTGTGATTATTtcgatttcctctctctctctctttctgtgtgtgtgtgtgtgtgtgtgtgtgtgtgtgtgtgtgtgtgtgtttgtgtgtgtgtgtgtgtgcgcgtgtgtgcgtgtgtgtgttactcgcttccgttccgtacagatgtgagcgatgttgtgtctctcagtttgacgctgtgttatactcgtacattatacatgtattaagtattcagtataactacatttatatacgtacatgtttgtgtgtctcttagaacaacggcagatgtgtaagtcggccaaagtgctaatatcttcaccgttggaaaataaagattcattcattcattcattcattcattcattcattcattcattctctctctctttctctctctctctcttactcaaatGATAGTTAatctcaaggtgtgtgtgtgtgtgtgtgtgtgtgtgtgtgtgtgtgtgtgtgtggctgtgtgtctgtgtgtgtgtggctgtgtgtctgtgtgtgtgtggctgtgtgtctgtgtttccaacAATGAGCTTAAAAAGATATTCTACCTTCTCCCGAGGGCTGTCTTGCAATATAGACAATACAAATTACAGGTATGAAGTGTAAAGTGACaagaactctctctccctccctccctctctctctctctctctctctctctctctctctctctctctctctctcttcattcaaaaCGAAATGCTGTACCCGCCCCAACCAATGTACACAGCTTGTCAGTCAGATTTGTTAATTAATTGTTCACCCAGAAACCAGTGCAAAATGATGACGTTTATAATTGTGTATCATATTTCAATCATGACAGAACGTTCATATTTCGGTTAATGGTCAAAAGGTAGGTGTAACACTGTCCAGTATataccccccccctgccccccaacacacacacatataaatagatagacagatagatacatagatacatatacaaatatatgcacatgctttttttataATGAAAGAATCTACACACATAGGATTCAAAACTTCATGCCATGGGATTGAGGACATTGTCGGATGGGAATTGTGCCCTGCTTCGAACGTTCAGTTCTTTCACTAATCGGTttattgataaacaaacaaacaaaaaaagaaaatcgttcAGATATCGAAACTGCTcagtgtaatatttttttttttttttttttttttgggggggggagaaggatgaggaggtgggggattgAATGTACCGTTTtctttccccaactgaagtcactcactcctggatggagtgaggaaaatcggaatgaagctcctttcccaaggacacaccaccatgccgaaacggggcctctggaaccctgatcacctGTGAACAATGCCTCAATGCCTGATAGACTGCGCCTCCCTCTAACTTTGAACCGATCTGGTGCAGACAGAATAAAAGACGAGGAAGtaaggtggagggaggagggtgacaggtggggggtggaggggggggcatgatgaaggagagacagcggggtagagggaggagggtggcaggtggtgggtggagggggggggatgatgaaggAGAGATAGCGGGGTGGAGGGAACAGGGTggcaggtggtgggtggagggggggggatgatgaaggAGAGATAGCGgggtagagggaggagggtggcaggtggtgggtggagggggggggatgatgaaggAGAGACAGCGGGGTGGAGGGAACAGGGTggcaggtggtgggtggagggggggggatgatgaaggAGAGATAGCGGGGTAGAGGGAACAGGGTggcaggtggtgggtggagggggggggatgatgaaggAGAGACAGCGGGGTGGAGGGAACAGGGTggcaggtggtgggtggaggggggggggatgatgaaggagagatagcggggtggagggggggggatgatgaaggAGAGATAGCGgggtagagggaggagggtggcaggtggtgggtggaggggggggatgatgaaggagagatagcggggtggaggggggagggtggcaggtggtgggtggaggggggggatgatgaaGGAGAGATAgcggggtagagggaggggggatgatgaaggagagacagcggggtggaggggggggtgatgaaggagagacagcggggtggagggggggggggatgatgaaggagagacagcggggtggaggggggggggatgatgaaggagagacagcggggtggagggaggagggtggcaggtgggggaggagggggggggatgatgaaggAGAGACAGCGGGGTGGAGGGAAGAAGTCGGGGTATGCAGTTGGGGTGGTCACAGTGGAGGGCGGGGTACACGGTAGCCACACGTTTCTCCTGCACCTTGTTCTCCCAAAGCGGTCCTTTCCCTTTCGTCATCGTACCAGCAAggtcgcagcacacacacacacacacacacacacacacagacacacacacacacacacacacacacacacacacacacacacacacacacacacacacacacacacacacacacacacaaacacacacacagacacagacacacacacacacacacacacacagagtacacacacacacacacacacacacacacacacacacagacacacacacacacacacacacacacacacacacacacacacacacacacacacacacacacacacacacacacacacacacacacacacacacacacatactcacacatgtatatCCAGTTGGTATTTATGTTTGATTGATTATGTGTTTGTTATAATGAGCATGCTTAATCTTGTTACAGGAATGTTTTAGAAAGTTAACACTAAAACTTTACTCTGAATTAGTCCAAGCTTTTGTGTTTTGTCATCCCATCACTTCCTACcgccacccatcccacccccaacccccacgcgcacacacaatcacttaacagtgaaaaaaaCTTGAAATaagcgcatgcacgtacgcatacTCATCCACTCAAGCACACAGGCTCACcaaaacgcccccacccccacccccacccccccatccccctccctccaccattctagagagtgagagtgagagagagagaaaatcctaATGTTGATGCCATTAATGATTAATACACTCAATCGAAATTCTGTTGGATGTTTATGGTAATGCAGTCCAGTACACACGGCCTCGGCTAGGCCAACCCACTTATCACACTGTGGGCAGACCGTGGAGCACgctgtgttcagtttcagtttcagattcagtttctcaaggaggcatcactgcgttcggacaaatccatatatgctgcactacatctgctaggcagatgcctgaccagcagcagaacccaacgcgcttagtcagtcctggagtgtctgcatgtatatgtgtacctatcagagtggatttcttctactgaattttgccagaggacgacacccttgttgccatgttttgttgttgttttttcagtgcgccaggtgcgtgctccacacgggacctcggtttatcgtctcatccaaatgactaggcgctcagttcgatttttcagtcaaacttgggagaaagggcgagagcgggattcgaacacacagcctcacggacactgcattggcagatggacgtcgtaaccattctgccaccttcctccttgttgaACTGAGAACAGTCCATTGGTGTGCAGGGGGTTTCAGGATGTCTGGCTGATTTCGACGACTGGATGTACGGCGTGGAATTTATTTACCACGCGGAGCACGtgagtcactctctgtctgtgtctctgtctctctgtgccctgtctctctctgtctctgtctctctctctgtgcccctgtctctctctgtctctacatatcTGTCTCTTCTGTAATATTGTGTAGCGCATGTGTCTGACTTTAtgaagtattgtgtagtgcatgctgtGATTTaataatctttgttgttgttttttatataaacatttatgtagcattgtgtagcgtaaaccctgtttcagggcggggaaatgatgtaaagaaaaaaaaacatgcccgccagtgcttatctattatcctcgaaaatgaagaattttgtcttgtcttgtcttgtcttgtcttgtccctttgtctctccccttctcgatctctctgtctgtcactctttctctctctctctctggaacggtggaagggaggcgaggggggttgggggtggatgtgtgtgtgtgggcagggtggtggtggaggaatgcATTCCTGCGGACTGGACGGCGTGTTTCGGTGAGCCTGCGTGCTTCTCGTGatgtttttttcatcttctcaTAATGTGTTTTTTTCCCATCTTCTCATaatgtgttttttcctttctttattactCCAAGGGGCTGTTTCTGGCTGTCAATGTCGAAACGGACAGCTGTTATTTCTCCAAAGTGGATGACTCCACGAAGAGATTTTTCGAAACCTGCCATCGTAACTTCCTGGAGGTGAGcttatagcgcacgtaaaagaacccacggcaacaaacgggttatCCCCGGCACAATTATGTAAAGAAATCCGCTTTGgtaggaaaagaaaaacatttacaggcagaaaaaagggtggtgttgtactgtagccatgccctctccctggggagtgccgATTACTTCTACCCCGAATTAGTAAATGCCTTGTCTCTCAAACCAACTCAGAATGTTTGAATCAGAATTGTGCCATCAGCCACCATTTAATTCTGCTCTgttttgtcgtcatcattatt
This window encodes:
- the LOC143285901 gene encoding uncharacterized protein LOC143285901, which gives rise to MAETKFWLALLLVSVGVSGCLADFDDWMYGVEFIYHAEHGLFLAVNVETDSCYFSKVDDSTKRFFETCHRNFLEMEVYDRIMEEDPNILVTSLEEMRRKYNDLLADYRCTGKHIFEMNNIFGSNYIKQCQGLNQAEIGK